Proteins co-encoded in one Desulfoplanes formicivorans genomic window:
- a CDS encoding glycosyltransferase, whose protein sequence is MKIAMLSPIAWRTPPRHYGPWENVVSLLTEGLVRRCMDVTLFATQDSMTRARLQGVCPRGYEEDDHIQPKVFECLHIANVFEQGDAFDLIHNHFDYLPLTYSGMTQTPVLTTIHGFSSPDILPVYKKYNNRCSYVAISEADKSPDLTYAATIHHGIDLGQFTFRPEQGDYLLFLGRIHPDKGTAQCIEVAQRTGRKLIIAGIIQDQTYFHTQVKPHVDGSRIVYVGSVGPQQRDKLMGGAYALLHPIDFDEPFGLSVVESMACGTPVVAFARGSMPEIIVHQKTGFLTNHVDEMVQAIDLVGDLDRGACRQWVEERFSVDRMVTDYMRVYETIIRQSRRQDHRPWGFYEVLADKPDHKVKRITVYPGQRLSYQRHFRRSEHWYLMQGTAVITRNGQDIRQGPGQSLDLPVGTWHRIRNAGPDNLVFIEVQTGDYFGEDDIERREDDYGRV, encoded by the coding sequence ATGAAAATCGCCATGTTATCACCCATTGCCTGGCGCACGCCCCCACGACACTACGGCCCCTGGGAAAATGTGGTCTCCCTGCTCACAGAAGGATTGGTACGCCGGTGCATGGACGTGACCCTGTTTGCCACCCAGGACTCCATGACCAGGGCACGGCTGCAGGGCGTTTGTCCCAGGGGATATGAAGAAGATGATCACATTCAGCCCAAGGTTTTTGAATGCCTGCATATTGCAAATGTCTTCGAGCAAGGCGACGCCTTTGACCTCATCCACAACCACTTTGACTATCTGCCCCTGACCTACTCGGGGATGACCCAAACCCCTGTGCTCACCACCATTCACGGGTTCTCGTCCCCCGATATCCTGCCTGTCTACAAGAAGTACAACAACCGATGCTCGTACGTGGCCATCAGTGAGGCGGACAAGTCGCCTGACCTCACTTACGCGGCCACCATTCACCATGGCATTGATCTGGGACAGTTCACCTTCCGACCCGAGCAGGGCGACTATCTGCTGTTTCTGGGCCGCATCCATCCGGACAAGGGCACGGCCCAGTGCATTGAAGTGGCTCAACGGACTGGAAGAAAACTCATCATTGCAGGCATTATCCAGGATCAGACCTATTTCCATACCCAGGTCAAACCCCATGTGGACGGTTCCCGCATCGTTTATGTGGGCAGCGTCGGTCCCCAACAACGCGACAAACTTATGGGAGGGGCCTACGCCCTGTTGCACCCCATTGATTTTGACGAACCCTTTGGCCTTTCCGTTGTGGAATCCATGGCCTGCGGCACTCCGGTGGTGGCCTTTGCCCGGGGCAGCATGCCGGAAATCATTGTCCACCAGAAGACCGGCTTTCTGACCAACCATGTGGACGAGATGGTCCAAGCCATTGACCTGGTGGGAGACCTTGACCGTGGAGCATGCCGGCAATGGGTCGAGGAACGCTTTAGTGTGGACCGCATGGTCACCGACTATATGCGGGTGTACGAAACCATCATCAGGCAAAGCCGACGCCAGGACCACCGACCCTGGGGGTTTTATGAAGTCCTGGCCGACAAGCCGGATCACAAGGTCAAACGGATTACCGTGTATCCCGGCCAACGCCTGAGCTACCAGCGTCATTTCAGACGATCCGAACACTGGTACCTGATGCAGGGAACCGCCGTGATCACCCGAAACGGCCAGGACATCCGGCAAGGGCCCGGTCAGTCCTTGGATCTGCCTGTGGGTACCTGGCACCGCATCCGCAATGCAGGACCGGACAATCTGGTGTTCATCGAGGTGCAGACAGGTGACTATTTTGGAGAGGATGACATTGAACGAAGGGAGGATGATTATGGCAGGGTCTGA
- a CDS encoding glycosyltransferase family 4 protein, translating to MLQSGDHPSYPQKIALIGNHLPRQCGIATFTTDLLASMARENPKGECWAVVMNDMPAGYRYPAQVRFEINQRVLAEYRLAADFLNTNRVDVVCLQHEFGIFGGENGAYIMDLLGNLRMPVITTLHTVLQSPSPGQLAVMKRIASLSDRLVIMSRHARSILQQVYKVPPSKIALIHHGIPDVPFVDPNYYKDQYGVEGRKVILTFGLISPGKGIETMIDALPAIVARHPETVYMVLGATHPHVKREQGESYRLSLQRRANDLGIGDHLLFHNRFVSLGELCEFLGAADIYVTPYLNQEQIVSGTLAYALGSGKATIATPYWYAKEMLAKGRGRLVPFHDPNAMATQVNDLLDHEVERHAMRKRAYTFCRKMIWKEVARRYLALCNEVKAERARSPRPVFRARTVDMAPRELPQPKLDHIIRLSDDVGMLQHATYIVPNRDHGYCTDDNARALIAVLMACEMIPGSDVAADLACTYLGFLQHAFNEETGRFRNFMGYDRRWLEEVGSEDSHGRAIWGLGEAVALAESADIRHAARGVFEKALPFLTTCRFPRTWAFALVGMHAYLRRYSGDSEVRRIREILADRLFRAHRKNATRTWPWIQDQLTYANGKIAQALILSGRCMHNNEMLEAGLQSLAWLMKIQTDPKGHFVPVGNHGWYPKDGTKARFDQQPIEALDMIEACREAHETTCDPQWVTHAQCCMEWFLGRNDLNTPLYDHKSGGCCDGLNADGPNRNQGAESTLACFLSMLHLNRMRCNQIAVEAQEKEPMHPREVADHVS from the coding sequence ATGCTTCAATCGGGAGACCATCCTTCGTACCCACAAAAAATCGCCCTCATCGGCAATCACCTGCCGCGCCAATGCGGCATTGCCACGTTTACCACGGATTTGCTGGCAAGCATGGCCCGGGAAAATCCCAAAGGCGAATGCTGGGCCGTGGTGATGAACGATATGCCCGCAGGATACCGTTATCCCGCCCAGGTCCGCTTTGAAATCAACCAACGCGTTCTGGCCGAATACCGATTGGCAGCGGATTTTTTAAATACGAACCGGGTGGACGTGGTTTGTCTGCAACATGAATTCGGCATTTTTGGCGGTGAAAACGGTGCGTATATCATGGACCTGCTCGGCAATTTGCGCATGCCGGTGATCACCACCCTGCACACGGTGCTTCAGTCGCCATCGCCCGGCCAACTGGCCGTTATGAAACGCATTGCCAGCCTTTCCGACCGACTGGTGATCATGAGCCGCCACGCGCGTTCAATCCTGCAGCAGGTGTACAAGGTCCCACCATCAAAAATCGCCCTCATTCACCACGGCATCCCTGATGTGCCCTTTGTGGATCCCAACTACTACAAGGACCAGTACGGGGTCGAGGGTCGCAAGGTCATTCTGACCTTTGGCCTCATTTCCCCCGGCAAGGGCATTGAAACCATGATCGATGCCCTGCCTGCCATTGTGGCCCGCCATCCTGAGACCGTGTACATGGTTCTTGGTGCAACCCATCCCCATGTCAAAAGGGAACAGGGCGAGTCCTACCGTTTGTCCCTGCAGCGCAGGGCCAATGATCTGGGCATTGGCGATCATCTCCTGTTCCACAATCGTTTTGTCAGTCTGGGGGAACTGTGTGAATTCCTGGGCGCAGCAGACATCTATGTAACCCCCTACCTGAATCAGGAACAGATTGTTTCCGGAACCCTGGCCTACGCCCTGGGCAGCGGCAAGGCCACCATTGCAACGCCCTACTGGTATGCCAAGGAGATGCTGGCCAAGGGTCGCGGCCGCTTGGTGCCCTTTCATGATCCAAACGCCATGGCAACGCAGGTCAACGATCTTCTGGATCACGAAGTGGAGCGCCACGCCATGCGCAAACGGGCCTATACCTTTTGCCGCAAAATGATCTGGAAAGAAGTGGCCCGCAGATATCTGGCATTGTGCAACGAGGTAAAAGCAGAGCGGGCCCGCTCCCCCCGGCCGGTCTTTCGCGCCAGAACCGTGGACATGGCACCACGCGAGCTGCCCCAACCCAAGCTGGACCACATCATCCGCCTGTCCGACGACGTGGGTATGTTGCAGCACGCCACGTACATCGTGCCCAACCGGGATCACGGGTATTGCACCGACGACAACGCCCGGGCCCTCATTGCCGTGCTCATGGCCTGTGAAATGATCCCGGGCAGTGATGTTGCTGCGGATCTGGCCTGTACCTATCTCGGGTTTTTGCAACACGCCTTTAATGAAGAAACCGGCCGTTTTCGCAACTTCATGGGGTATGACCGACGCTGGCTTGAAGAAGTCGGGTCCGAAGACAGCCACGGCCGGGCGATCTGGGGCCTGGGCGAGGCAGTGGCCCTGGCCGAATCGGCCGATATCCGGCATGCGGCCCGGGGTGTGTTTGAAAAGGCGCTGCCCTTTTTGACAACATGCCGTTTTCCACGAACCTGGGCCTTTGCTCTGGTTGGCATGCATGCCTATCTGCGCCGGTACAGCGGCGACAGTGAAGTCCGACGCATCCGGGAAATCCTGGCAGATCGCCTTTTTCGCGCTCACAGAAAAAACGCCACCCGGACATGGCCCTGGATCCAGGACCAGCTCACCTATGCCAACGGCAAAATCGCCCAGGCCCTGATTCTTTCGGGTCGATGCATGCACAACAACGAAATGCTGGAAGCAGGATTGCAAAGTCTTGCATGGCTCATGAAAATACAGACCGACCCCAAGGGCCACTTTGTCCCGGTGGGCAACCACGGCTGGTATCCCAAAGACGGCACCAAGGCGCGGTTTGATCAGCAGCCCATTGAGGCCCTGGACATGATCGAAGCCTGTCGGGAAGCCCATGAAACCACCTGCGATCCCCAATGGGTTACCCATGCCCAATGTTGCATGGAATGGTTTCTGGGACGCAACGATCTGAACACCCCCTTGTACGACCACAAGAGCGGAGGCTGCTGCGACGGGCTCAATGCTGACGGTCCCAACCGCAACCAGGGGGCGGAATCCACCCTGGCCTGCTTTTTGTCCATGCTCCACCTCAACCGCATGCGCTGCAACCAGATCGCAGTGGAGGCCCAAGAAAAGGAACCCATGCATCCCAGGGAGGTAGCCGACCATGTCTCATAA
- a CDS encoding glycosyltransferase, with protein MSHKPIVMVSSYPPRLCGIATFCEEAREFIQKANPHREVLVISHTDGRGEGVFPLIDTTKRDWWRPVARKIEQLKPYAVHVEHEYGLYEYHDPRGVGDGNDGFLDLLEAIGHLPIVVEPHTVHGRLRDFEADFIYKLTQRSHVVLFKCHYQKWRLDWTFHGRNWPTPRNIMVVPHGARSDKRWGVHEIPALRREFGLDTIGLSDHVVGMIGWIQSNKRWDILLSMWEDIHAEIKARTGQEWDLLAAGAMRDPHHKRDYEEWKSDVQMLAGKGLAHYHEFIPRGDDYYKMMAICDFIVLPSTDETQSGTLARIIALNKPYITTAPMEGLTAQTLESQGGLLFTTKKMLRSQVIKLATDENLRLKLGENLKRYLENEVCWEVVAQQYNKAYQLARKAVRTGQPVVLEMEF; from the coding sequence ATGTCTCATAAACCCATTGTAATGGTCAGTTCCTATCCGCCCCGCTTGTGCGGCATTGCCACTTTTTGCGAGGAAGCCAGGGAGTTCATTCAAAAAGCCAACCCCCATCGAGAAGTGCTGGTCATCAGCCACACGGACGGTCGGGGCGAGGGCGTGTTCCCCCTCATTGACACGACAAAACGAGACTGGTGGCGGCCTGTTGCCCGAAAAATAGAACAACTCAAACCGTATGCGGTGCATGTTGAACACGAATACGGGCTGTACGAATATCACGATCCCCGGGGAGTGGGGGATGGCAACGATGGTTTTCTCGACCTCCTGGAGGCCATCGGCCATCTGCCCATTGTGGTGGAGCCCCATACGGTTCACGGGCGGCTCAGGGATTTTGAAGCTGATTTCATCTACAAGCTGACCCAGCGCAGCCACGTGGTGCTGTTCAAGTGCCACTACCAGAAGTGGCGGCTTGACTGGACCTTTCATGGCCGCAATTGGCCCACACCGCGCAACATCATGGTGGTCCCCCATGGAGCACGTTCCGACAAACGCTGGGGAGTCCATGAAATCCCGGCCCTGCGCAGGGAGTTCGGTCTGGACACCATCGGATTGTCCGACCACGTGGTGGGCATGATCGGCTGGATTCAGTCCAACAAACGCTGGGACATCCTTCTTTCCATGTGGGAGGATATCCATGCGGAGATCAAGGCACGCACCGGCCAGGAATGGGATCTGCTGGCCGCCGGTGCCATGCGTGATCCCCACCACAAAAGGGATTACGAAGAATGGAAATCAGATGTCCAGATGCTGGCAGGCAAGGGATTGGCCCATTATCACGAGTTCATCCCCCGGGGTGACGACTATTACAAGATGATGGCCATCTGCGATTTCATTGTCCTGCCCTCAACAGACGAAACCCAATCCGGCACCCTGGCCCGCATCATCGCTCTGAACAAACCCTACATCACCACCGCGCCCATGGAAGGACTCACGGCCCAGACCCTGGAAAGCCAAGGCGGCCTGCTCTTCACCACCAAGAAGATGCTCCGCAGCCAGGTGATCAAGCTGGCAACGGATGAAAACCTGCGCCTCAAACTGGGAGAAAATCTGAAACGCTATCTGGAAAACGAGGTCTGCTGGGAAGTGGTGGCCCAGCAGTACAACAAGGCGTATCAGCTGGCCCGCAAGGCCGTCCGAACCGGGCAACCCGTTGTACTGGAAATGGAATTTTAA
- a CDS encoding glycosidase, with the protein MCHTTCRELFTRYTANPIIRPQDLPYQAHAVFNAGATRWGNTTVLLMRVEDRTGLSHLTVARSQDGVTGWQIDAQPTLKADPHNHPEEIWGIEDPRITRIEQEDLWAVLYTAYSRGGPLVALATTRDFRTFERQGAVLPPANKDAALFPARFNGRWAMLHRPVPGVAGVGNHIWISMSPDLKHWGDHRLLVPARKGGWWDANKIGLSPPPLRTPKGWLLLYHGVRQTAGGCIYRLGLALLDLKDPTRLVARADQWVFGPEEDYEMQGDVDKVVFPCGWVADGDRINLYYGGADRCIALATARISDLLKWLKTHNRQDNHME; encoded by the coding sequence ATGTGCCATACCACCTGCAGGGAACTTTTTACCAGGTACACAGCCAATCCCATTATCCGGCCCCAGGACCTGCCTTATCAGGCCCATGCGGTGTTCAACGCCGGCGCCACCCGGTGGGGCAACACCACCGTGCTGCTCATGCGGGTGGAAGACCGCACCGGCCTCTCCCACCTGACCGTGGCGCGTAGTCAAGACGGGGTCACTGGCTGGCAGATCGATGCCCAACCCACCCTCAAGGCTGATCCGCATAACCATCCAGAAGAAATCTGGGGCATCGAGGACCCCAGAATCACCCGCATCGAACAGGAGGATCTCTGGGCGGTCCTTTACACAGCCTATTCCCGGGGAGGCCCTCTGGTTGCCTTGGCCACCACGCGGGATTTTCGCACCTTTGAACGTCAGGGCGCGGTGCTGCCGCCTGCCAACAAGGATGCCGCCCTGTTCCCCGCGCGGTTCAACGGTAGATGGGCCATGCTCCACAGACCGGTTCCAGGCGTTGCCGGTGTGGGCAACCATATATGGATTTCCATGAGTCCGGACCTGAAGCACTGGGGAGATCATCGCCTCCTTGTGCCGGCCCGCAAAGGAGGCTGGTGGGACGCCAACAAGATCGGTCTTTCACCGCCCCCGTTGCGAACTCCCAAGGGGTGGCTGCTTCTCTATCACGGAGTTCGCCAAACAGCCGGTGGCTGCATATACCGCTTGGGTCTGGCGCTGCTGGATCTCAAGGATCCGACCCGACTTGTGGCAAGAGCGGACCAATGGGTCTTTGGTCCTGAGGAAGACTATGAGATGCAGGGAGATGTGGACAAAGTGGTTTTTCCCTGTGGATGGGTAGCTGATGGTGACCGCATCAACCTGTACTACGGAGGTGCGGACAGGTGCATTGCCCTGGCCACAGCGCGTATTTCAGATCTGCTCAAATGGCTTAAAACCCATAACCGACAGGATAATCATATGGAGTGA
- a CDS encoding glycoside hydrolase family 130 protein, whose translation MAGSDGAIIQRYDTNPILTRDDVPYPVETVHNAGVVKQGGMYVMLFRSHLRNGRSIIGLARSTDGVRFTVHPKPFITPAQKGTFAEYEAFGVEDPRICPMGDDYLITYSAYSPHGVRVALARTTDFERVERIALITQADYRNIVLFPEQTGGRYVRLDRPHSSISPWSIWISYSPDLVHWGDSRVVMKPMEYHWDALKIGPGATPIKTQQGWLNIFHGVFKTMDGAVYRLGVALHDLHDPSRILGVADDWILQPEDPWEVSGYVHNVVFCCGAVPEDDGTVKIYWGGADTVMCGGTASIADLVELCLSKPRPALG comes from the coding sequence ATGGCAGGGTCTGATGGCGCCATCATCCAACGGTACGACACCAACCCCATCCTGACCAGAGATGACGTTCCTTATCCGGTGGAAACCGTACACAACGCCGGCGTGGTCAAGCAGGGGGGCATGTACGTCATGCTCTTCAGATCTCACCTGCGCAACGGCCGGTCCATCATCGGGTTGGCCCGAAGCACCGATGGGGTGCGCTTCACGGTTCATCCGAAACCCTTTATCACCCCGGCGCAAAAGGGGACCTTTGCCGAGTATGAGGCCTTTGGGGTGGAAGATCCGCGCATCTGCCCCATGGGAGACGACTACCTGATCACCTATTCGGCCTATTCTCCCCACGGGGTACGGGTAGCCCTGGCCAGGACCACGGATTTTGAGCGGGTGGAACGCATCGCCCTCATCACCCAGGCGGATTACCGCAATATCGTTCTCTTTCCGGAACAAACAGGCGGCCGGTACGTCCGACTGGACCGGCCCCATTCGAGTATTTCGCCCTGGTCCATCTGGATTTCCTATTCACCGGATCTTGTGCATTGGGGGGATTCCCGGGTTGTCATGAAACCCATGGAGTATCATTGGGATGCCCTGAAAATAGGACCGGGCGCCACCCCCATCAAGACCCAACAGGGATGGCTGAACATCTTCCACGGCGTTTTCAAGACCATGGACGGCGCGGTCTACCGCCTGGGCGTGGCCCTGCATGACCTGCACGATCCATCAAGGATTCTGGGCGTGGCCGACGACTGGATTCTGCAGCCCGAGGACCCCTGGGAAGTCAGCGGTTATGTGCATAATGTGGTTTTCTGCTGCGGGGCCGTACCCGAGGACGACGGCACGGTAAAGATATACTGGGGCGGGGCGGATACGGTCATGTGCGGCGGCACGGCATCCATTGCCGACCTGGTGGAACTCTGCCTTTCCAAACCCCGTCCCGCCCTGGGGTAA